ACTCCTGCATGATCATCCTGACCCCGATTCAATAGCGAGCGCCCTCGCTCTGAGGACGCTCCTCAAAAGAAACAAGCAAACCGCTTTTATAGGTCACCTCGGCGAGAAAATCTCACGGCCCGAGAATGTGGCGATGATAGAGCTGCTCGAAATCGATCTGCTTGAGCTTACTCTCAAAGACCTGAAGGATTTTGATTCGATAGCCCTGGTAGATGTGCAGCCGCCGTTCTTCGGCGACCAGCTGCCCCCTGTCGATACGGTAATCGATCACCACCCTCTGGTGGATAACTATGAAGTTCCTTTTAAAGAAATCAGGGCCGAAGAGGGAGCGACCTCTACAATTTTCACCAAGTATCTCAGGGCTTCTCAGGTAGATATATCCGAGCGGCTCGCCACTGCGCTCCTTTACGGCATTAAGACTGATACGATAACCCTTAACCGCGATGCCAATCCCGATGATATAGAGGCTTTTACTTTCCTTTATCCCCATGCCAATCTGGGCTTGTTGAGACGAATTGAGCGCGCCGAGGTCCCGCCTTCTGAAATTAAATCCCTCGGACAGGCGCTCGCCGACCACTGGATTTCAGACGGCATATTCTTTGTAAACGTCGGCAGGGTGGACAGGGAGTACCTGATCCCGAAAATGGCTGATTTCGGAATTCAGGTCAAGGGCATCGACTGGTCGGTGGCTTTCGGGATACTCGGGAAATCCCACCTCACTATTTCTGTCCGTAACGTGGGGTATGTTAAGAGCGCGGGCCGTCTTGTGAGGGAGATGTTTAAGGATATCGGCAGCGCAGGCGGTCACAGATCAGCCGCCAAGGCCGTAATTTCATTGAGCAAGGTCCGCAAGACAATTGGCAAGGGGTCTCAGGAAAGCATTAAAAAATGGCTTACGGAGGAGTTTACAAAGGCCGTTACGGAAAAGCCCGAGGAAGAGAATTAACGTATTTCGCCTTACCAGCTTTTTGTTTTTGCCCTTATCATTTTTACCTTTATAAAATTAAGCTCCGGATCGGGTAAATTGATCTCATAAATAGCTGCTCGGTTTGATTACGCTGAGGCGCGGTAATATAATCCTTCGCTATGAGAATAATTTTCATGGGTACGCCAGATTTCGCCGTTCCGTCCCTTGAAGCTCTGATACGTTCGGAAGACGATGTAGTCGCGGTTGTCTCTCAGCCGGACAAACCCAGGGGGAGGGGGCGTAAGCTTGCTCCGCCGCCGACAAAGCTTGTCGCTGCAAAATATGACATCCCCGTGCTTCAGCCTTCCAAAATTCGAACCGCAGAATTTCTCGACGAGCTTCGGAAACTAAGTCCGGATCTTATCTGTGTCGCCGCTTACGGGAAAATACTTCCCAAGGCTATACTCGAGCTGCCGCGTTACGGCTGCATAAATGTTCACGCGTCGCTCCTGCCCGAATACCGCGGCGCGGCTCCGGTTAACTGGGCAATAGTGCGGGGTGAAAGGGTCACGGGCGTAACCACGATGCTCATGGACGAGGGCATGGACACCGGGGATATACTCCTTCAGCTCGAAATTCCAATTGACGACGAAGACACAGGGGAGAGCTTGTCTCGGAGACTTGCCACAGCAGGGGCGGAGCTCCTCATCGAAACGATCGGCAAGCTCGGGGGAAACAGCCTGACGCCTAAAAAGCAGGATGAGTCCAGGGCCACTTACGCGCCTATGCTTAAAAAGGAAGACGGGAGGATTGACTGGAGCCGGTCTCCCGGGGAGGTGAGGAATCTTGTACGGGGCATGCTTCCCTGGCCCGGGGCGTTTACATATCTCGGCGGAAGGCTGCTCAAGATTTACAGAGTTCGCGTAACGGAGGGCAGTGGAAATCCGGGAGAAGTAATAGAGTCCAAGTCCGGGATTCTCCGGGTATGCGCGGGAGATGGGGCCGTCGATGTGCTTGAGCTTCAGCTCGAAGGCGGCAGAAGGATGGATGCCGGGGCCTTTCTTGCCGGGAGAAAGATCGAGCCAGGCACAGTTCTGAGCCGATAGTTAAATAATTTATTTTTCAGATTCGCATCCTTCGTATTCACCCAATTCTGCAAGATGAGATTTTATCTCCTCTTTCAGCTCCTCGCTTCCCGAAGCGGATTTGCAGGCTTCCGTCAGATATTTACGCGCTTTACCCCTGTCGCCGGTCTTCAAATAGAGAACCCCTACCGTGTCGAGGGCGTATGCGGGGACAGGTTCTTGTAACTTGGTAGCGGCGAGCAGATAGCTCAATCCCTCCTCAAGGTTTTCCCCTGTCTCTATATATGCTGATGCTAGGTTATTTGCCGCCTCGATGTTGGCCGGGTCTTTTTTCAGCGCTTTCTTGTAGTACTTTACAGCTTTTTTATATTTGCCCAGTTTTAAATAAACGTTTCCCGTGTTTACGATTGGAGTGACAAGCTCTCCGTCTATAGCGGAGGCCCTCTTGTATTCCCTGAGCGCGAGCTCGTGCTTGCCCTCTCTTTCGTATATGACTCCCAGGTTATTGTGCTCTTCAGCGGTGAGCGGGTCTTTCATGAAATAGGACCCGTAAAGCGAAGCGCATCCCGGCAAAGTTATGCTGAGAGCAATAAAAAGTATAAAAAGTAAAATCCGGGATTTTTTCACTTTGAGATGACCAGCATCAGGCGGTTCATTTTTTCCCACTGCCTGTCGAGCTTATCGAAGCCCATTTCCCTTCCGCCTTCGTCCCCGGTGTGTAGAATGACCGTTTCCCCGTTTTCACTGTAGCCGTAGGCGACATAGTAATGAGGGACGCTCACCTTCCACATGCCCCTGTCAACTAGCATAATTACGGGCTTGCCGCTGTCTATGGCCGATTTAATCCCCTCTATGCTTCCGTTTACGGCTTTAACCTTGTAGCCCCGGTCGCGGGCGTAATTCTCCATATCGGAAATGAGGGCTCCTTCGAGCTTGGGTATATAAATCTCCTCTGAGACTTCTTCCTGGCTCACGTCGTCGCCGTAAAACTGTATCACTGATGCCATCGACGCAGGACCGCAGAAATTATCTTTTTGCTTTACGAAGGGCACGCCCTCAATAACCGTTATGTCTCTTTCCGGGCGGAATTCATCCTGCCCCTGCTGTTTTTGAGTGCATCCCGCCCATAGAAGAGCGGTAAGCATGAAAATTATAAACTTGATGTAATTACCACCGTACATAAATCATCTATACTCTCTTGTAAAGGAATATTATTAAGAGAACGAGCGCCACGACCACAAGAATCGTTATCAGGATTCCGATGCCCGCGTCACCACCAGCCGGCATTCGGTCCGCGAGTGAGGCCATTTGATGCACCTGCTCGTCACTCATTTGATTGAGCTTCTGGGAAACCTCTTCCGGAGTGAGGCCGTGACTCGACAATTTTTCAGCGACGATCTTGTTTTCAAGGGCTCTTCTAACCTTGATTTCGTCTATTTCCCTCTTGGTTGAGGCGTTGTGTTCCGGTGAGATCATTTGAGAATCGACTGTAGCCGCATTCACGCTTGCGGTTATGAGCGATACCGGCGTGAATGTTATCAGTATCAACACTACAATCGGAATATGGATTTTTCCTGAGTAAAAATTCATTAATTATCCTCCTCGATCATTGGTTTGAATAACTCAGCAACTATTTTATCCAATATAATCGGTAAACAAAGCGTTTTTTAATACAAATAGTGT
This is a stretch of genomic DNA from Deltaproteobacteria bacterium. It encodes these proteins:
- a CDS encoding DHH family phosphoesterase, encoding MQKELRRYLFIGDFDSFLLGLFSKRGEVIWVSSLEEALNQTGNFSIIMIESKCFTTDLTKELTVHYPQTPLIVSNGERTEEPPPSVRFVAFHKILSDEIAREERLARTELRVEELRKVHANAKKMLILLHDHPDPDSIASALALRTLLKRNKQTAFIGHLGEKISRPENVAMIELLEIDLLELTLKDLKDFDSIALVDVQPPFFGDQLPPVDTVIDHHPLVDNYEVPFKEIRAEEGATSTIFTKYLRASQVDISERLATALLYGIKTDTITLNRDANPDDIEAFTFLYPHANLGLLRRIERAEVPPSEIKSLGQALADHWISDGIFFVNVGRVDREYLIPKMADFGIQVKGIDWSVAFGILGKSHLTISVRNVGYVKSAGRLVREMFKDIGSAGGHRSAAKAVISLSKVRKTIGKGSQESIKKWLTEEFTKAVTEKPEEEN
- the fmt gene encoding methionyl-tRNA formyltransferase, with protein sequence MRIIFMGTPDFAVPSLEALIRSEDDVVAVVSQPDKPRGRGRKLAPPPTKLVAAKYDIPVLQPSKIRTAEFLDELRKLSPDLICVAAYGKILPKAILELPRYGCINVHASLLPEYRGAAPVNWAIVRGERVTGVTTMLMDEGMDTGDILLQLEIPIDDEDTGESLSRRLATAGAELLIETIGKLGGNSLTPKKQDESRATYAPMLKKEDGRIDWSRSPGEVRNLVRGMLPWPGAFTYLGGRLLKIYRVRVTEGSGNPGEVIESKSGILRVCAGDGAVDVLELQLEGGRRMDAGAFLAGRKIEPGTVLSR
- a CDS encoding tetratricopeptide repeat protein — translated: MKDPLTAEEHNNLGVIYEREGKHELALREYKRASAIDGELVTPIVNTGNVYLKLGKYKKAVKYYKKALKKDPANIEAANNLASAYIETGENLEEGLSYLLAATKLQEPVPAYALDTVGVLYLKTGDRGKARKYLTEACKSASGSEELKEEIKSHLAELGEYEGCESEK
- a CDS encoding C39 family peptidase, whose translation is MYGGNYIKFIIFMLTALLWAGCTQKQQGQDEFRPERDITVIEGVPFVKQKDNFCGPASMASVIQFYGDDVSQEEVSEEIYIPKLEGALISDMENYARDRGYKVKAVNGSIEGIKSAIDSGKPVIMLVDRGMWKVSVPHYYVAYGYSENGETVILHTGDEGGREMGFDKLDRQWEKMNRLMLVISK
- a CDS encoding PA2779 family protein, whose protein sequence is MNFYSGKIHIPIVVLILITFTPVSLITASVNAATVDSQMISPEHNASTKREIDEIKVRRALENKIVAEKLSSHGLTPEEVSQKLNQMSDEQVHQMASLADRMPAGGDAGIGILITILVVVALVLLIIFLYKRV